One region of Permianibacter fluminis genomic DNA includes:
- a CDS encoding class I SAM-dependent rRNA methyltransferase yields MSDNTAQLPRLRLTKHEERRIKGGHLWVYSNEVDTVATPLKAFEPGQQAVIESATGQFLGVAYVNPHSLICARIISRDHHVLDRSLLVHRINIALSLRELMFPLPYYRLVYGESDLLPGLVVDRFGDHLVVQITTAGMEAVKDDIISALDKVLKPASILLRNDSSARAFENLPSEVVVAAGNPPQEVELIENGVRFLAPLHDGQKTGWFYDQRPNREWLRGIAKGKRVLDVFSYVGAFGVQALSFGAAEVCCVDASEFALDTAERNAALNGGGERFMTVQGDAFEALKELKAADERFDIVIVDPPAFIKRKKDLAEGVNAYRRINELAMRLLNKDGLLLAGSCSMHLPREELHEVVRASGRHLDRHVQILAEGMQGADHPVHPAIPETRYLKAFLARVVLP; encoded by the coding sequence GTGAGCGACAACACAGCACAATTACCCCGTTTGCGATTGACCAAACACGAGGAGCGCCGGATCAAGGGCGGCCATTTGTGGGTATACAGCAACGAGGTCGATACAGTCGCGACGCCGCTGAAAGCGTTCGAGCCCGGCCAGCAGGCAGTCATCGAAAGCGCCACCGGCCAGTTTCTCGGTGTGGCCTACGTCAACCCGCATTCGTTGATCTGCGCGCGCATCATCAGCCGCGATCATCATGTGCTGGATCGGTCGCTGCTGGTGCACCGGATCAACATTGCGCTCAGCTTGCGCGAGCTGATGTTCCCGTTGCCGTATTACCGGCTGGTTTATGGCGAGAGTGATCTGTTGCCCGGGCTGGTGGTGGATCGCTTTGGCGATCACCTGGTCGTGCAAATCACCACCGCCGGCATGGAAGCGGTCAAGGACGACATCATTTCGGCGCTCGACAAAGTGCTGAAGCCGGCGTCGATTTTGCTGCGCAATGACAGCAGCGCCCGCGCCTTCGAGAACCTTCCGAGTGAAGTGGTGGTCGCGGCCGGCAACCCGCCGCAGGAAGTCGAGTTGATTGAAAACGGCGTGCGCTTTCTGGCGCCGCTGCACGACGGCCAGAAAACCGGCTGGTTCTATGATCAGCGGCCGAATCGGGAATGGTTGCGCGGTATCGCCAAAGGCAAACGCGTGCTCGATGTCTTCAGCTATGTCGGCGCCTTTGGTGTGCAGGCACTGAGTTTTGGCGCCGCCGAAGTCTGCTGCGTCGATGCCTCCGAATTCGCCCTCGACACCGCTGAACGCAATGCCGCGCTCAACGGCGGCGGCGAGCGCTTCATGACCGTGCAGGGCGATGCGTTTGAAGCTCTGAAAGAACTGAAAGCGGCAGACGAGCGTTTTGACATTGTCATCGTTGACCCGCCGGCCTTCATCAAGCGCAAGAAAGATCTGGCCGAAGGCGTCAACGCCTATCGCCGCATCAATGAACTGGCGATGCGACTGTTGAACAAGGACGGCCTGCTGCTGGCCGGTTCCTGTTCCATGCATCTGCCGCGTGAAGAACTGCATGAGGTTGTGCGTGCGTCAGGCCGCCATCTCGACCGTCATGTCCAGATTCTCGCCGAAGGTATGCAAGGCGCAGATCATCCGGTGCATCCGGCGATTCCGGAAACGCGTTATCTGAAAGCGTTTTTGGCGAGGGTGGTGTTGCCGTAA
- a CDS encoding DUF3106 domain-containing protein, with the protein MMMRPLAILVLSLSAALLGSAPRADEVSTNAPATVSVPAEFDALPDAQQKQLKKFAGQWPQLTDSQRQHIVQGLERWNQMTPEQKQRAGKQFKRWRDLSPEQRKHLRKMHKRWQQLTPEQKKQLREQVKRFRELSPEQRQLLKQRFDLQRKLRRGG; encoded by the coding sequence ATGATGATGCGCCCTCTCGCCATTCTGGTGTTGAGCCTGTCGGCTGCGCTGCTCGGCAGCGCGCCGCGCGCCGATGAGGTCAGCACCAACGCGCCGGCGACGGTCAGCGTGCCGGCCGAGTTTGATGCGCTGCCGGACGCGCAGCAAAAGCAGCTGAAGAAATTTGCCGGACAATGGCCGCAACTGACCGACAGCCAGCGTCAGCACATCGTCCAGGGCCTGGAGCGCTGGAACCAGATGACACCGGAGCAGAAACAGCGCGCCGGCAAACAGTTCAAACGCTGGCGCGACTTGAGTCCCGAACAGCGCAAACACCTGCGCAAGATGCACAAGCGCTGGCAGCAGCTGACGCCCGAACAAAAGAAACAACTGCGCGAACAAGTGAAACGCTTTCGCGAATTGAGCCCGGAACAACGGCAGTTGTTGAAACAGCGATTTGACTTGCAGCGCAAGCTGCGCCGGGGCGGCTGA
- a CDS encoding diguanylate cyclase domain-containing protein, with protein sequence MEQMELLTEQLALLRRGAQEFEILQGRVAELDSLTRTFGAFNRHMAEQLAEAQALVQQWRNFFSLSLDMLCVADTDGRFHDINPAFVRALGYDRADLLQQPFLDLVHPEDLAATLAEIDKLKTGVDTISFDNRYRCKDGHWLWLNWTTPAPAPGSKLLYAIARDITERKRSEADILHRAQHDALTGLYNRAALMHELAAAGERHRRNRSHRVALLFLDLDGFKPINDCHGHQAGDCLLAELGRRLRARGRSTDMIARIGGDEFVVLFQGNEAATAELLSQRYRDCFTEPFLLATQPVQLSASIGYAALDAGMLDAEQLLELADRRMYEHKREHQHARHA encoded by the coding sequence ATGGAACAGATGGAGTTGTTGACCGAGCAACTGGCACTGCTTCGCCGCGGCGCTCAGGAGTTTGAAATCCTGCAGGGTCGGGTGGCTGAGCTCGATTCGCTGACCCGTACCTTTGGCGCCTTTAACCGGCACATGGCCGAGCAACTCGCCGAGGCTCAGGCGCTGGTGCAGCAGTGGCGCAATTTCTTTTCGCTGTCGCTCGACATGCTCTGCGTTGCCGACACTGACGGCCGGTTTCACGACATCAATCCGGCCTTTGTTCGCGCGCTCGGTTATGACCGCGCCGACCTGCTGCAGCAGCCATTTCTGGATTTGGTGCATCCTGAAGATCTGGCCGCCACGCTGGCGGAAATCGACAAACTCAAAACCGGTGTCGACACGATCAGCTTTGACAATCGCTACCGCTGCAAGGACGGTCATTGGCTGTGGCTCAACTGGACCACGCCGGCACCGGCACCCGGCAGCAAACTGCTCTACGCCATTGCGCGCGACATCACCGAGCGCAAGCGCAGTGAAGCCGACATTTTGCACCGTGCCCAACATGATGCCTTGACCGGTCTGTACAACCGCGCTGCGTTGATGCATGAGCTGGCGGCCGCCGGCGAACGCCACCGGCGCAATCGCAGTCATCGGGTCGCGCTGCTGTTTCTCGATCTGGACGGATTCAAACCCATCAACGATTGTCATGGCCATCAGGCCGGTGATTGTCTGCTGGCGGAACTCGGCCGCCGCTTGCGCGCCCGTGGCCGCAGCACTGACATGATTGCCCGCATCGGTGGCGACGAATTTGTGGTGCTGTTCCAAGGCAATGAGGCTGCCACGGCGGAGCTGCTGAGCCAGCGCTACCGCGACTGCTTTACCGAGCCATTTCTGCTGGCGACCCAGCCCGTGCAACTGAGCGCCAGCATCGGCTATGCCGCGCTGGACGCTGGCATGTTGGATGCCGAGCAATTGCTCGAATTGGCGGACCGGCGCATGTATGAGCACAAGCGCGAGCATCAGCACGCGCGACACGCCTGA
- the gstA gene encoding glutathione transferase GstA, producing the protein MKLYYSPGTCALLPHIVLKELGLTASLSKVDLASKKTDDGQNYFDVNPNGYVPALQLDNGKVLTEANIIAQYLADQKPGNTLLPAAGQFERYQQQEWLNFITSEVHKTMGAFFNPKLHPETRAALSERLGQRLNYIVSKLGSNDWLTGSHFTIADAYLFVVLNWCGWVKFDLTPWPALQAFQQRVAARAAVQAAMAEEGIGK; encoded by the coding sequence ATGAAACTGTATTACAGCCCCGGCACCTGTGCCTTGCTGCCGCATATTGTGTTGAAGGAACTCGGCCTGACGGCGAGCTTGAGCAAGGTTGATCTGGCCAGCAAGAAAACCGATGACGGCCAGAATTATTTTGACGTGAATCCGAACGGCTATGTGCCGGCGCTGCAACTCGACAACGGCAAGGTGCTGACCGAAGCCAACATCATTGCCCAGTATCTGGCCGACCAAAAGCCGGGCAATACCCTGTTGCCGGCGGCCGGCCAGTTCGAGCGCTATCAGCAGCAGGAATGGCTCAACTTCATCACCAGCGAAGTGCACAAAACCATGGGCGCTTTTTTTAATCCCAAGCTGCATCCGGAAACCCGCGCCGCGCTAAGCGAGCGTCTGGGCCAACGGCTGAATTACATCGTCAGCAAACTCGGCAGCAATGACTGGCTGACCGGCAGCCACTTCACCATTGCCGACGCCTATCTGTTCGTGGTGCTGAACTGGTGTGGCTGGGTCAAATTTGATTTGACGCCGTGGCCGGCGCTGCAGGCGTTTCAGCAGCGGGTGGCCGCCCGTGCCGCAGTGCAAGCGGCGATGGCGGAAGAGGGCATCGGCAAGTAA
- the gcvP gene encoding aminomethyl-transferring glycine dehydrogenase, whose amino-acid sequence MSATLSQLEKHDGFIARHIGPNEGQTAEMLKTLGVASLDALMQQIVPEQIRLNGPMALAPAKSEHEALAYLKKIASKNKIYKSFIGMGYYDTVTPPVILRNVLENPGWYTAYTPYQPEIAQGRLETLLNFQQMIVDFTGLDIANASLLDEGTAAAEAMALARRSSKSKSNQFFVDVDTHPQTIDVIRTRAEAFGFETVIAPASEALKHDYFGVLLSYPGSSGQVNDFSSLITALKDRKAVVILATDLLALCLLKSPGELGADIAIGSAQRFGVPFGFGGPHAAFMAGKDEHKRNLPGRIIGVSIDKRGNRALRMAMQTREQHIRREKATSNICTAQVLLSNMAVMYAMYHGPQGLKDIAERTHRLMSIFVAGLRAKGAHVDTKAFFDTVTVDVGSVREQVYMRALAHKMNLRLVGETKLGVSFDEKTTRDDVVALWEVFLQDQAQGLDVAQLDALFAQTGLQDIPDQLQRSSAYLTHPTFSRYHSETDMLRYLKQLENKDFSLTHGMIPLGSCTMKLNATSEMIPVTWPEFGDVHPFVPLVQAQGYLEMIHELEAQLRAITGFDAISIQPNSGAQGEYAGLLTIRKYHESRGEGHRNVCLIPQSAHGTNPASAQMANFRVVVTACDKEGNIDLADMEAKAKEHADNLACLMMTYPSTHGVYEESAKQICDLIHSYGGQVYMDGANLNAQVGLTAPARIGADVSHMNLHKTFCIPHGGGGPGMGPIGVRAHLAPFLPNHAVVHLEGPNPGNGSVSAAPWGSASILTISWAYITMMGPQGLKRATEYAILNGNYIAKRLGEHFPVLYTGRNGRVAHECILDIRPLKEASGISEEDIAKRLMDYGFHAPTMSFPVAGTLMVEPTESESKEELDRFIDAMISIRKEIDNVQNGVWPLDNNPLVNAPHTLADITEGEWTRPYSREQAVFPMPAQKHNKFWPSVNRIDNVYGDRNLFCVCPPMEDYQA is encoded by the coding sequence ATGAGTGCCACGCTGTCCCAGCTTGAAAAACACGACGGCTTTATCGCCCGTCATATCGGCCCGAACGAGGGTCAGACTGCCGAGATGCTGAAAACGCTCGGCGTGGCTTCGCTGGACGCGTTGATGCAGCAAATCGTGCCGGAACAAATCCGGTTGAACGGCCCGATGGCGCTGGCACCGGCCAAGAGCGAGCACGAAGCGCTGGCCTACCTGAAAAAAATCGCCAGCAAGAACAAGATTTACAAAAGCTTTATCGGCATGGGCTATTACGACACCGTGACGCCGCCGGTGATCCTGCGCAACGTGCTGGAAAACCCGGGCTGGTATACCGCCTACACGCCGTACCAACCGGAAATTGCCCAGGGCCGTCTGGAAACCCTGCTGAATTTCCAGCAGATGATCGTCGACTTCACCGGTCTGGATATCGCCAACGCCTCGCTGCTGGATGAAGGCACGGCCGCCGCCGAAGCGATGGCACTGGCCCGGCGCAGTTCGAAGAGCAAGAGCAACCAGTTTTTTGTCGATGTGGATACCCATCCGCAAACCATCGACGTGATCCGCACCCGCGCCGAAGCGTTCGGCTTCGAAACGGTCATCGCGCCGGCCAGCGAAGCGCTGAAGCACGATTACTTCGGTGTGCTGTTGTCGTATCCGGGTTCGAGCGGTCAGGTCAATGATTTCTCCAGCTTGATCACCGCGCTGAAAGATCGCAAAGCCGTGGTCATTCTCGCTACCGATCTGCTGGCGCTGTGTCTGCTGAAATCGCCGGGCGAACTCGGTGCCGATATCGCCATCGGTTCGGCCCAGCGTTTTGGTGTGCCGTTTGGTTTCGGTGGTCCGCACGCTGCGTTCATGGCCGGCAAGGACGAGCACAAGCGCAACCTGCCGGGCCGCATCATCGGCGTGTCCATCGACAAGCGCGGCAACCGCGCGCTGCGCATGGCCATGCAAACCCGCGAGCAACATATCCGTCGCGAAAAAGCCACCTCCAACATTTGTACCGCGCAAGTGCTGCTGTCGAACATGGCGGTGATGTACGCGATGTACCACGGCCCGCAAGGCCTGAAAGACATCGCCGAGCGCACCCATCGCCTGATGAGCATTTTTGTTGCCGGCTTGCGCGCCAAGGGCGCCCATGTCGACACCAAGGCGTTCTTTGACACCGTCACCGTCGATGTGGGTTCGGTGCGCGAGCAGGTCTACATGCGTGCGCTGGCGCACAAGATGAACCTGCGTCTGGTCGGCGAGACCAAACTCGGCGTTTCATTCGACGAGAAGACCACCCGTGACGATGTCGTCGCGCTGTGGGAGGTGTTCCTGCAGGATCAGGCGCAAGGTCTTGATGTTGCGCAGCTTGATGCACTGTTCGCGCAAACCGGGTTGCAAGACATTCCGGATCAGTTGCAGCGCAGCAGCGCCTACCTGACCCACCCGACGTTCAGCCGCTATCACAGCGAAACCGACATGCTGCGTTACCTGAAGCAGCTGGAGAACAAGGATTTCTCGCTGACCCACGGCATGATCCCGCTTGGCTCCTGCACCATGAAGCTGAACGCCACCAGCGAAATGATTCCGGTGACCTGGCCGGAATTCGGCGACGTGCATCCGTTTGTGCCGCTCGTGCAGGCGCAGGGTTACCTCGAGATGATTCACGAGCTCGAAGCCCAACTGCGTGCGATCACCGGCTTTGATGCGATCTCGATTCAACCGAACTCGGGTGCGCAAGGCGAATACGCTGGTTTGCTGACCATTCGCAAATACCACGAGTCGCGTGGCGAAGGTCATCGCAATGTCTGCTTGATCCCGCAATCGGCGCACGGCACCAATCCGGCCTCGGCGCAAATGGCGAACTTCCGCGTAGTCGTGACCGCCTGCGACAAGGAAGGCAACATCGATCTGGCCGATATGGAAGCGAAAGCCAAAGAGCACGCCGACAATCTCGCCTGCCTGATGATGACCTATCCGTCGACCCACGGTGTCTACGAAGAAAGCGCGAAACAAATTTGCGATCTGATCCACTCCTACGGTGGTCAGGTGTACATGGACGGCGCCAACCTGAACGCGCAAGTCGGTCTGACCGCGCCGGCCCGTATCGGTGCCGACGTTTCGCATATGAACCTGCACAAGACCTTCTGTATTCCGCACGGCGGTGGTGGCCCCGGCATGGGACCGATCGGTGTCCGCGCGCATTTGGCGCCGTTCCTGCCGAACCACGCCGTAGTGCATCTGGAAGGTCCGAATCCGGGCAACGGTTCGGTGTCGGCAGCGCCGTGGGGCAGTGCGTCGATCCTGACCATTTCCTGGGCCTACATCACGATGATGGGACCGCAAGGGCTGAAGCGCGCCACCGAATACGCCATCCTGAACGGCAACTACATTGCCAAGCGTTTGGGCGAGCATTTCCCGGTGCTGTACACCGGTCGTAATGGTCGCGTTGCCCACGAGTGCATTCTCGACATTCGGCCGCTGAAAGAAGCCAGCGGCATCAGCGAAGAAGACATCGCCAAGCGCTTGATGGATTACGGCTTCCATGCGCCGACCATGAGCTTCCCGGTGGCCGGTACGCTGATGGTCGAGCCGACCGAAAGCGAATCGAAAGAAGAACTCGATCGCTTCATCGACGCGATGATCAGCATCCGCAAGGAAATCGACAACGTGCAGAACGGCGTCTGGCCGCTGGACAACAATCCGCTGGTCAATGCGCCGCACACGCTGGCCGATATCACCGAAGGCGAGTGGACCCGACCGTACAGCCGCGAACAGGCGGTGTTCCCGATGCCGGCCCAGAAGCACAACAAGTTCTGGCCGAGCGTCAACCGCATCGACAACGTCTACGGTGATCGCAATCTGTTCTGCGTTTGCCCGCCGATGGAAGACTATCAGGCCTAA
- the gcvH gene encoding glycine cleavage system protein GcvH → MAHYPNELHYAKSHEWVRREEDGSYTVGITEHAQELLGDMVYVELPEVGDDVAAGEECGVVESVKAASDIYSPITGEVVAINEKLADAPEKVNKDPYGAGWLFRVKASDEAELDDLLDAESYAEHVESEEH, encoded by the coding sequence ATGGCGCATTACCCGAATGAACTGCATTACGCCAAGTCGCACGAATGGGTGCGTCGTGAAGAAGACGGCAGCTACACCGTTGGCATTACCGAGCACGCGCAAGAGCTGCTCGGCGACATGGTTTATGTCGAGCTGCCGGAAGTCGGTGATGATGTCGCCGCTGGCGAAGAGTGCGGCGTGGTCGAGTCGGTCAAGGCCGCGTCCGACATTTACAGCCCGATCACCGGTGAAGTCGTCGCCATCAACGAAAAGCTGGCTGATGCCCCGGAAAAAGTGAACAAAGATCCGTACGGCGCCGGCTGGTTGTTCCGGGTCAAGGCCTCGGACGAAGCCGAGCTCGACGATCTGCTCGACGCCGAAAGCTATGCCGAGCATGTCGAGTCGGAAGAGCATTGA
- the gcvT gene encoding glycine cleavage system aminomethyltransferase GcvT has protein sequence MGQRTPFYDLHIAAGAKMVDFGGWDMPLHYGSQLEEHHIVRKDAGFFDVSHMTILEVRGADAKAYLQHLLANDVDKLKTTGKALYSGMLNEQGKVVDDLIVYYRNDQYYRVVVNASTRDKDIAWMENQAMGFAVSVEHNCGLAMLAVQGPQAREKAHIALGKLATDGVKNLGVFFAEEVDGWFIARTGYTGEDGYEIMIPLQHIDSFWKALIAAGVAPCGLGARDTLRLEAGMNLYGSDMDETISPLEANMGWTIAWEPAERNFVGRAALTAEKAAGVKRKLVGLVINEKGGIPRGHQKVVLADGSSGEITSGTFSPTLQLGIAMARVPASVTDTVSVEIRGKLVPAKVVKVGFVRNGKSVL, from the coding sequence CATTGCTGCCGGTGCCAAGATGGTCGATTTCGGCGGTTGGGACATGCCGTTGCACTACGGCTCGCAGCTGGAAGAGCACCACATCGTCCGCAAGGACGCCGGATTTTTCGATGTCTCGCACATGACCATCCTGGAAGTGCGCGGCGCCGATGCCAAAGCCTACCTGCAACACCTGCTGGCCAATGATGTCGACAAGCTGAAAACGACCGGCAAGGCGTTGTACAGCGGCATGCTGAACGAGCAGGGCAAAGTGGTTGACGACCTCATCGTCTATTACCGCAACGATCAGTACTACCGCGTCGTGGTCAATGCCTCGACCCGCGACAAAGACATTGCCTGGATGGAAAACCAGGCAATGGGTTTCGCCGTATCGGTGGAGCACAACTGCGGTCTGGCGATGCTGGCGGTACAAGGTCCGCAGGCGCGCGAAAAAGCCCATATCGCACTCGGCAAACTGGCCACCGATGGCGTGAAAAATCTCGGCGTGTTCTTTGCTGAGGAAGTCGACGGCTGGTTCATCGCCCGCACCGGCTACACCGGTGAAGACGGCTACGAAATCATGATCCCGCTGCAGCATATCGATAGCTTCTGGAAAGCGCTGATCGCGGCGGGTGTTGCGCCTTGCGGTCTCGGCGCGCGCGACACGCTGCGGCTGGAAGCCGGCATGAACCTGTACGGCTCCGACATGGACGAGACCATCAGCCCGCTCGAAGCCAACATGGGCTGGACCATTGCCTGGGAACCGGCCGAACGCAATTTCGTGGGTCGCGCCGCGCTGACCGCCGAGAAAGCCGCTGGCGTTAAACGCAAGCTGGTGGGTCTGGTCATCAACGAGAAAGGCGGCATTCCGCGTGGCCACCAGAAAGTGGTGCTCGCCGACGGCAGCAGCGGCGAGATCACCTCCGGTACCTTTTCGCCGACCCTGCAGCTCGGCATCGCCATGGCGCGGGTACCGGCCAGCGTCACCGACACGGTCAGTGTCGAAATTCGCGGCAAGCTGGTGCCAGCCAAGGTAGTAAAAGTGGGTTTCGTTCGTAACGGCAAATCGGTGCTTTAA